In the genome of Arthrobacter alpinus, the window GAATGTAGGCTTCAGCAACCTGACCCATGGTGATGGCGCTCTGCACGCGGGTATCGACTCCAGCTTGTTCCAGGAAGTCCTGAAGTGCCAGGCAGTTCATGACGGTGCCCAGCATACCCATGTAGTCGGCGCGTGAGCGGTCCATACCGGAAGCGGAAAGCTCGGCTCCGCGGAAGAAGTTGCCGCCGCCTACAACAATGGCCACCTCAACTGTGTCCACGGTGCTGGCGATCTGCTTGGCGATGGCTCGGATCGTATCCGGATCGACGCCGAGCTTGCCTGCGCCAAATACCTCACCGGAGAGCTTTAGCAACACACGACGGCGCTTGGGGGCTCCTGCTGCGGGGGTAGTGGGCGCGTTCTGCGAAGTATTCGTGGTCATGGTGCCTTCCG includes:
- the pyrH gene encoding UMP kinase, which codes for MTTNTSQNAPTTPAAGAPKRRRVLLKLSGEVFGAGKLGVDPDTIRAIAKQIASTVDTVEVAIVVGGGNFFRGAELSASGMDRSRADYMGMLGTVMNCLALQDFLEQAGVDTRVQSAITMGQVAEAYIPRRAIRHLEKSRVVIFGAGAGLPYFSTDTVAAQRALEVHADVVLMAKNGVDGVYTADPKKDPTAVKLDHLSYDEAMARDIRVMDQTAFSLCKDNNVTMLVFGMEGEGNVARAILGEELGTLVTP